The proteins below are encoded in one region of Pyxidicoccus trucidator:
- a CDS encoding TIGR02269 family lipoprotein: protein MRVRWLALLGLFCACAASAPVPEAGQAYSPATDWAEVGDRGDCEGAEADPCLAPACVGDICALYRCEDLTPGRVVRTRGSLPVRPPPDSQRYWGNAQVLPGGGEPVLIIQWYRPEELPSQQQARRILEAWRQRPKERHHIFPRAFQPYFLSRDINIHDWVLVIDTKEHARIHHGPKGGPWNADWQAWIREKQFVATKEEHFDQASLMIQRYNLWGLPITYWQRFELPAAPPKY, encoded by the coding sequence ATGCGCGTGAGATGGCTGGCACTCCTCGGGTTGTTCTGTGCGTGTGCCGCCTCCGCGCCGGTTCCCGAGGCCGGGCAGGCGTATTCCCCGGCCACCGATTGGGCGGAGGTCGGTGACAGAGGCGATTGCGAGGGCGCTGAGGCGGACCCCTGCCTCGCACCTGCGTGCGTTGGGGACATCTGCGCCCTCTATCGCTGCGAGGACCTGACGCCAGGACGGGTGGTGCGTACGCGCGGCTCCCTGCCCGTGCGTCCTCCTCCCGACAGCCAGCGCTACTGGGGGAACGCGCAGGTCCTGCCCGGCGGCGGGGAGCCGGTGCTGATCATCCAGTGGTACCGGCCGGAGGAGCTACCCAGCCAGCAGCAGGCCCGGCGCATCCTGGAGGCGTGGAGACAGCGCCCGAAGGAGCGGCACCACATCTTTCCCAGAGCGTTCCAGCCCTACTTCTTGAGCAGGGACATCAACATTCATGACTGGGTGTTGGTCATCGACACCAAGGAGCATGCTCGCATCCACCACGGCCCGAAGGGCGGACCTTGGAATGCGGACTGGCAGGCCTGGATACGAGAGAAGCAGTTTGTTGCAACGAAGGAGGAGCACTTCGACCAGGCGTCGCTGATGATCCAGCGCTACAATCTCTGGGGCTTGCCCATCACCTATTGGCAGCGGTTCGAACTTCCAGCCGCACCCCCCAAATACTGA
- the lnt gene encoding apolipoprotein N-acyltransferase encodes MARVSTLGALLVGLSAHLILLFPANLLGLVAGFACYFHALGRSGTPRAGFLAGYLFGLLLAASSLYWLVDVLYVLTPGERLVGAAVLGGFLLLVALPYGLWGLVAALPSRRPVPVYAQALGLWLMQVLVHDVWLGFPWLHSGYWLAQGPFGAWLGLVGARASGLLLLYLSACLGLWSWLPRARAQLLLAVGVFSAVLFIPGSLRPSAGARPVRVAVVALDEASAGDRERDDLELLSRYVMATRRTEADWVIWPESVIRDGEASIGPLRELLSLAGRRLFAGALLRAPAGRYNTLVELGSGEPVYYKQKLVPFSEYLPGEAFRRLFAWLGVNTLKSQVVAGTGPQPPLDVDGVAVIPLICFEVAFTGLVRPDARPTVLLNIGNESWFRSALMHRMTLAMGMARSLEYGLPLVRSVTGGYSGFFDPASGGRWVDAREQGSAEGQGVGLLPRPVTTPYGRVSRGGNLGL; translated from the coding sequence GCCCTGCTGGTGGGTCTCTCGGCCCACCTCATCCTGCTCTTCCCCGCCAACCTGCTCGGGCTCGTCGCCGGGTTCGCGTGCTACTTCCACGCGCTCGGCCGGAGTGGGACACCGCGTGCCGGGTTCCTTGCCGGCTACCTGTTTGGCCTGCTGCTGGCGGCCAGCAGTCTGTATTGGCTCGTCGATGTCCTCTACGTGCTGACGCCCGGCGAGCGCCTCGTCGGTGCCGCCGTGCTCGGCGGGTTCCTGCTGCTGGTCGCGTTGCCCTATGGCCTGTGGGGGCTCGTGGCGGCCCTGCCGTCACGCCGTCCGGTGCCGGTGTATGCGCAGGCCCTCGGGCTGTGGCTGATGCAGGTGCTCGTCCACGATGTCTGGCTTGGCTTTCCGTGGCTGCATTCCGGCTACTGGTTGGCGCAGGGGCCGTTCGGCGCATGGCTGGGCCTCGTCGGCGCCCGCGCGTCGGGGCTGTTGCTGCTCTACCTCTCGGCGTGTCTCGGACTGTGGAGCTGGCTGCCGAGGGCCCGGGCCCAACTCCTCCTGGCGGTGGGGGTGTTCAGCGCCGTGCTGTTCATTCCGGGGAGCCTCCGCCCGAGCGCGGGTGCCAGGCCCGTCCGGGTGGCTGTCGTCGCCCTGGACGAGGCGAGCGCGGGCGACCGCGAGCGGGATGACCTGGAGCTGCTCTCACGGTACGTCATGGCCACCCGGCGGACCGAGGCGGACTGGGTCATCTGGCCGGAGTCCGTCATCCGCGATGGCGAGGCGAGCATCGGCCCCCTGCGCGAGCTGTTGTCCCTGGCGGGCCGGAGGCTCTTTGCGGGAGCGCTGCTGCGGGCTCCCGCCGGCAGGTACAACACCCTCGTCGAGTTGGGGAGTGGCGAGCCGGTCTATTACAAACAGAAGCTCGTGCCGTTCTCGGAGTACCTGCCCGGGGAGGCCTTCCGGCGGCTCTTCGCGTGGCTCGGCGTGAATACCCTCAAGAGCCAGGTGGTTGCCGGGACGGGGCCACAACCTCCGCTCGACGTGGACGGCGTGGCCGTGATTCCCCTCATCTGTTTCGAGGTGGCCTTCACCGGGTTGGTCCGGCCAGACGCGCGGCCCACGGTGCTGCTCAACATCGGCAACGAGAGCTGGTTCCGAAGTGCCCTCATGCATCGCATGACCCTGGCGATGGGCATGGCCCGCTCGCTCGAGTACGGGCTCCCGCTCGTGCGCTCCGTGACGGGCGGGTACAGCGGTTTCTTCGACCCCGCTTCCGGTGGACGCTGGGTGGATGCGCGAGAGCAGGGCTCGGCGGAAGGCCAGGGGGTGGGGCTCCTTCCCCGGCCGGTGACAACGCCGTACGGCCGGGTGAGCCGCGGTGGCAACCTGGGACTGTGA
- a CDS encoding double-CXXCG motif protein: MRYYKLSEPHYLVPRTWTGTCRVQRRWGLPGIADCPGCGATWSGFTSYPAIDVSGLSERRALEVLRPEPLAEYKRLAELVSTICPPGTLVQPGTMFGPLHGTARGRFGPLTLEFLWGLLVREDALRTFQAERLRDIVPVSPVFKKPPTPALFELHLHSRGRLHPDCYLPDPAPPCALCGREDVRVHPAPWVDAASLPTDLDVFRLEDNSMYILASERFVEVAQGCGVSDVVFTEVATAPPVKAPRG, translated from the coding sequence GTGCGCTACTACAAACTCTCGGAGCCACACTACCTGGTCCCCCGGACCTGGACCGGTACCTGCCGTGTGCAGCGACGCTGGGGGCTGCCCGGTATTGCGGATTGCCCCGGGTGTGGCGCTACCTGGAGCGGGTTTACGTCATATCCGGCCATCGACGTCAGCGGCCTTTCGGAGCGCCGAGCGCTGGAGGTGCTCCGCCCTGAGCCGCTTGCCGAGTACAAGCGCCTCGCGGAGCTGGTGAGCACCATCTGCCCACCCGGTACACTGGTGCAGCCAGGTACCATGTTTGGGCCTCTTCATGGCACAGCCAGAGGGCGCTTCGGACCGCTGACCCTGGAGTTCCTTTGGGGGCTCCTTGTCCGGGAGGACGCACTGCGGACCTTCCAGGCAGAGCGGCTGCGGGACATCGTTCCGGTGTCGCCGGTGTTCAAGAAGCCTCCAACACCGGCTCTCTTCGAACTGCATCTTCACTCTAGAGGGCGGCTGCACCCTGACTGCTACCTGCCAGACCCGGCACCACCCTGTGCTCTCTGCGGCCGAGAGGATGTGCGTGTGCACCCCGCCCCTTGGGTTGACGCCGCGTCACTACCGACCGACCTCGACGTGTTTCGCTTGGAAGACAACTCCATGTACATCCTCGCGAGCGAGCGATTCGTCGAGGTCGCGCAGGGCTGTGGCGTGAGCGACGTGGTGTTCACAGAGGTGGCGACAGCGCCACCGGTCAAGGCCCCACGCGGCTGA